The nucleotide window GCCAGTAAGCCAAATGGTGCTATACGCTTGCTGGTTTGTTCTACAACAATACCACTCTTGTTTTTTCCCAGCCTGATCAGCGGAAATTCCCGCAAGGCCTTATAATCCTCGAAAGAGATCTTTTTCTTAAGCGAATAATAACGATTCCCTTTTGCATAAGCTTTATCAAATTCAGCCCTGTACTCCTTGGCAGTCTTATCTTTAAAATAACCAGCCATAGCGATAGCAAAAGAGTCGATATAAGTATTATATACTTTGCCGCCCTTATCTCTTAAACCATCGGCCTTGAAGTCCATATATATATCAAACTGCGGAAGCGAAGTGCTCAGCATCTGACCGTCTTCACTAAATATGGTGCCCCTGTCTGCATTAATCTCTACAATCTTCTGATGCATACTATCACCCATGCTTCTCCAATGCTCTCCCTGCAGCTTCTGGATCACTACGGCTTTTCCCAGAATCATTACAGACAGCACCACTATGCCGATAAAGCATAGATACACGCGCCATAATATATCCTTTTTAACCTCCATATTATTTCAACTGATGAAGAATGATATTAGTCAACTATTTATTCCTGAACACCCGCCAGATAATCTTCCAGCGAGTCTTTAAGTACATACGGTGTTTCGTTCAATTCGCTCAAACCCAGTGGCTGCAAAGCTTTCGATAACTGGCTGGGTTTGCTGCGAAACATCACCTCACTTTTCAAACTCTTATATTCCCACTGCAATTCCTTCACCTCTTTGGCCATAGCATTGATCTTTCGAACGGTTTTATCCGCCATGTGTCCATTGTAGATATATACTACTGCCAGAAAAGCAAGAAAAAAAAGGAAAGGCACCTGTTTTACAATGGATTGATAATTCAACCATTTCTTCCAATTAAACTTCACCTGCCCTTCTTTCATACCAAATGTTTTTATGGGTTTACTGATCAAATACTTCTGCCAATACCTGAAAAGGCGCTACAGACGTTCGGCTACCCGCAACTTAGCACTCCGCGATCTCGAATTATTCTTCAACTCATCCTGCCCCGCTGTGACCGGCTTACGGGTTATCACCGTAAATATTTCCTGTCTTCGTGTATTTATAAACGGATTCTCTTCTATTTCTTCAAAACTTCCGTCCCTGAAAAAGTTCTTTACCACCCTGTCTTCTATGGAGTGAAACGTAATAATTGCTATTCTTCCTCCGGGATTTAACAAGGATACAGATTGCTCCAGCATCTCTTTTAACACCTGTATCTCTTCATTCACTTCCATGCGCAATGCCTGGAACACCTGCGCAAAGTATTTATTCGGATTGCCCTTCACAACATCTCTTACTGCATTCTTAAATCCATCTATCGTTTTGAGTGATACCACATTTCGAACTGACACAATTGTTTTTGCCAGTGTTTTTGCGTTGGTCACTTCCCCATATTGTTCAAACAACTTATGCAATTGGGTTTCCCCATATTGCTGCACTACTTCGAATGCTGTTACCGATTGCCGCCTGTCCATTCGCATATCCATATCTGCATTAAACCGGATGCTGAACCCACGATCTGCTTCATCAAACTGGTGACTGCTTACACCCAAATCAGCTAAAATGCCATCTACCTTAGCTACCTCCTGGAGTCGTAAAAAGCGCTGGATATGCCTGAAGTTCTGCTGGATAAAAACCACCCTTTTATCATCGGGTACATTCTTAGCTGCATCTCCATCCTGATCGAAAACATATAGCTTCCCGTTTTCATTCAACTGCTCCAGTATTGCGGCAGAGTGCCCGCCACCACCAAACGTACAGTCTACATAAACACCATCTGGCTTTATTGCCAATCCCTCTATCGTTTCGTGTAAAAGAACTGGTATGTGGTAGCCGGTTGACTGGTTGATAGGTTGACTGGTTGACAGAGATTCTTGCTGTTGGCCCTCTTTGCTTTTTTTGTTATTCATACCTATTCAACTTTTAAACCCTGTCTGCTCCAAAGGAGTCCTTAGACCGACAGGCAGGTTGTAAACCGATCAACTAACAGAACCCATTACCATGCTTGCCAGGTCACTAAATGATTCAGGTGAGAAAGAATCAAAGAACTCTTTATATTTAGCACTATCCCAGATCTCCATCTTATTACCTGCAGGTACCAGTACAATATCTTTTTGAAGCCCTGCATACTCCTTTAAAGTGGGAGGCAATAACAACCTGCCCGCGCTGTCCGGCTCTACCATGGTAGCTCCATTTAGAAAGTAACGCTTAAACTGCCGAACCTTCGGATCAAAATCATTCAGCGCATTTACTTTTTCAGCAATAGGTTTCCAGGAACTGAGCGGGTACAGACTCAGGCATTTTTCAAAACCCCTGTTAATTACAAACTTCTCCCCATCTCCTTCCGCCAGCTGTTTTTTAAACCCAGCTGGTAAAAGAAAGCGGCCTTTGGCATCAACCGTAGCCTCAAATTCTCCGAGGAAGCCTGTCATAAATGAAATAACTGTTATTTAATGCACTAAACTAACACAAAGTAACACTTTTTCCCACTTACCTACCAAATTTTAGCATTTTTGATTTATCCACAAATCAAATCACCCTCAAATGCCCTACTACAAAGGATTTCAGCCGTTTTTCGGCCTTAACATAAAAAAAAGATGTGAATATAATGTGAATTACTTTCCCTGAAACGTGGAAAGGTTCAAAAAATGCTGCGTTTAGCGGGAATTCGCGTGTAGTTATCGCCAAAAAACTGGAAATTTGCTGTTTCTATTGGGGAAAGTTTGCAGGTTGAACGATTGACGGGTTTACCAGGAGTTAGTAGCAAACAATGTAAAAAGTAAAATTTAAATGCGAAATCGCGTATTTCTGTTATTTCTCATTTCAACTTTCAAAACTTTTGCTCAAATAAAAAAAATAGTACCATATATAAAGTTAATAGCACAATCATTTTTGAATTTACGCAGGTTGATTAGACTTTACAGTTGAAAAGCGCAGCACCCACCTGAATGGGAAGGGGCAACTTTTCAACCTTTAAACCCTGCCTGCTCCAAAGGAGTCCTTAGACCGACAGGCAGGTTTTCAACTTGTTAACTTACTCTGCATGCATCCCAAATATCTCTCTATAAAAGATTTCACGTACAACCTCCCCGAAGAAAAGATAGCCTTTCACCCCCTGGATAACAGGGACGATGCACGGCTGCTCGTTTTTAAGAATGAAAAGATACAGGCGAATACCTACCGGAATATCGCCGCACATATACCTGAAGAAACCTTAATGATCTTTAATAACACTAAGGTGGTTGAAGCGAGGTTATTATTTAAAAAAGATACCGGAAGCGTTATCGAAGTTTTTTGCCTGCAGCCACACGAAATATACGCAGACATTACAACCGCTATGAATCAAACCGGGAGTGTTCAATGGCTTTGCCTGGTGGGCGGTGCCTCTAAATGGAAAAAAGAGCAGGTATTACAACTTCGGTTTGAAGCAGATGCAACTGCTTACACTTTAGAGGGCGCACTTATTGAAAAAAGAAGTGATTGTTTTGTTGTTGAACTGAGTTGGAATGGTAATTTCAGTTTTGCTGAAGTTTTGCATCATGCCGGGCATGTACCCCTACCACCTTATATTAAAAGGCAGGATGAAACAGCCGATAAAAGCCGCTACCAGACTGTTTTTGCCAGGTACGACGGATCGGTAGCCGCACCTACAGCCGGATTACATTTCACCGAAAATGTATTGTCATCGCTGCGGCAAAAAAATATCAATACAGCCTTTGTCACGCTGCATGTAGGCGCCGGCACATTCAGACCGGTTAAAGCAGATACCATGCTGGAGCACGATATGCATTCGGAGTTTATTGAAGTGGAAAGAGCGCTGATTGAACAGTTGATTGAACAGGGCAATAAAGTCCTTGTGGCTGTAGGTACTACATCTTTAAGAACATTGGAAAGCCTTTACTGGCTGGGTGCCCGGCTCATTACTAATCCACAGGCTTTTGAAAATGAGCTGCCTTTTTTAAGTCAATGGGAAGCTTACGAGCATACAGATACTCCGCACAAGACTGACGCACTTAAAGCCTTGCAGGTATATTTGTCAGAGACCGGCAGCAGCAGGCTGGTTGCTAAAACCCAGATCATTATCGCGCCCGGCTATACGTTTAAAATGATTGATGGGCTGGTAACCAATTTTCACCAACCCTCCTCCACTCTCCTTTTACTGGTAGCCGCCCTTATCGGAGACAACTGGAGAAAGGTTTATGATTATGCGCTGCAGAACGATTTCCGTTTCCTGAGTTATGGGGACGGTAGCCTGCTCTGGAAGTAATTAAACACAAAAGCCCCACCTGTACAACAAGCGGGGCTTTTAAAAAACTAAAAAAACTTAGTTCAGATGCGATTCGATCTTTTTTACAAAATTACCTTTTGGCTGCGCACCTACCAGTTTATCTACCACCTGGCCATTTTTTATAAATAAAATTGCGGGAATAGAAGTAATACCGTAATCCATTGACACCTGAGGATTTACATCCACATTCACTTTACCAATATTTACTTTACCGTCGTATTCTTTTGATAATTCTTCAATTACCGGCCCAATAGCACGGCAAGGACCACACCATTCTGCCCAAAAATCCACTACAGTTAATTTATCTGAATCCAAAACTTCCACCTGGAAGTTTGCGTCGTTAAATTCTTTTGCCATTATTGATAGTTTTTAAAAGTTTTTAATTATTTAATGCTAAGTAGATAACAAATTTAGCACCTAAAACTAAATAACAGCAATTGTGGCATTTTGTTGTGCAGAAAATGTCAATTGCAAAGACCCGCTACTGACAATTCACCGCTAACAACTGTTACTAATGTACAACCCGCCCGATTTGTTCCGGCTGATGCTGATGTCTGAAAAATATGGCAAACAAGACAGCCACTACCATGGCATAAGCGGCAAAAGTAAACCAGATAGATGGCCAATCCCTTACTGCTATGATGCTGCTCAACATGCCATCGCCCCCAACATTTACTTTAAACTGATCATTTAGTATGGCCACAAATCTAGGATCAGACGGTGTAGTATGGAGAAAATCAGCCAAACCTGGCGCATTATCAAAGCTCCTGGTAAAAAACCGGTCGATCAGCCAGCCCGAGGTAAGACTGCCAAAGACAGCGCCAAACCCATTGGTCATCATCATGAAGAGGCCCTGGGCGGAGGAGCGGATCTTCCGATCGGTATTTGTTTCTACGAACAATGAACCTGAAATATTGAAAAAATCGAAGGCCATGCCGTATACAATACAGGAAAGCAAAATCATCCATAAGCCGCTGGTAGGATTTCCGACACCAAATAAGGCAAAGCGAAGCACCCAGGCCAGCATAGAAATCAACATTACTTTTTTGATACCATACCGCTTTAAAAAGAACGGAATTGCCAGGATAAAAAGGGTTTCTGAGATCTGGGAAATAGACATAATGATAGTAGAGTACTTTACCACAAAAGAATCAACGTAACTGGGATAATGTTTAAACTCATCTAAAAAAACATCCCCATATGCATTGGTGAGCTGCAAAGCGCCTCCCAGGAACATGGAGAAAATAAAGAATACGGCTATCTTATAATTGGCGAATAACTTAAAAGCATCTAATCCCAGTATCTGGAAAATGCTTGACCCGCGATTGATCTTTTTCTGGGGAGGACATTTAGGCAAAGTAAAAGCAAAAATGCCGATAAACATCGCAGCAGCCCCCGCAATGTAGAACTGGTTGGGACTGGCTTTGCTGCCTGATAAATTGGTCATCCACATGGCTACAATAAAACCAATCGTTCCCCAAACCCTGATGGGAGGAAAATCTTTGATCACATCACCACCATTCGCCTTTAACGCTGTGTACGAAATGGAATTGGCCAGCGCAATGGTTGGCATGTAAAAGCCCATGGCCACCAGCATCACCCAAAAGAAAGTATCCGGGTTATCGACCTGGGGAATATAAAACAGCACCGCTGCATAAAGTATCTGCAACAAACCATATAATCGTTCCGCATTCAACCACCTGTCGGCAATAATGCCGGTAAGTGTAGGCATGATGATAGAAGCAAAACCCATCGTACTGAACACAGCACCAAACTTAGCTCCCTCCCAACCCCTGGTGCCAAACCAGTAATTAGCTATGGTAATCAACCAGGCGCCCCAAACAAAAAACTGGAAAAAGCTTAATACAGTCAGTTTAAATTTTATCGACATAAAATGTTTTTATTGAACCGGCGACAGTACTATTACTGATCGATTTTGTTACTTCCAAGAATCCTTCGGACGCATGGCTTTTCGGTTGGTATTGCTACTCAACAACCCAACGAATCTAAAGAAAATTACAATTAAATAATCATAACTAAAATCAATTCTTAAATTGTACCTGCTAATTCATATCACCCATGGACGACAAATTGAAACTACTTATTGAATACTTTGAAAGCGAAGTGTCCACCTTACAGCAATTGATACAGGAAGAATTGGACGCTGAAGAAAACTACCAGGCCGCAAGCTGGTATCAACGGGGCTTATCCGCTGCAAAATCTGAACTTCGCATACTACATAGCTTTAATGAGCCATTCTATTCTCAAAAAGATCGCATCTTACAACGAATTACACGGTTCAAACAAAAGCTGTCCGAATACAAAGAGGGTGACGAAAACTATTTAAAATTTTCCACCCTTGTAAAATTTACAGAAGAAGAATATGAAGCATTGTCGCTTCAGGATCTACCGCCTGTACCAGACCCGCGACCGCATCTTTTTGAAGAAGCCGTAGATAAAGTATTCAAAAAGGAAATCAAAGGCGTCCATCTCATCATTAATGAAAATAGTGGCTTTCGTTTCGAAATCATTCGCAAACGCAGCCAGGTAACCGTTACTGTCCCCTGGTGGATAAAGCCGAAAAGAGCTGAAAAGCTTGATGAATACCAACTAAAGCGCCTTGCACAGTTTGGTTTTGAGGTAAAGAAACAACCATTGAGACTGGTAAAATCTTTTTCATTAAGGCAGAAAGAAGCAGAAGCTGATTTAAAAATGTTCCTCGCCCGTTGCTATTTTGAAATACTGAACCCGCACGCTATAAAAAATCAAGGCTATATTGAGTATATTCATTAAACGACGAAATATGAGTTCAATCAATTACAATAACAAAACATTTAAGCCCATAAGCAATACGGAAAACGGAGAAACTTCAGCTGATACACTGTTTCATTATGTACAAAAAGACAATATTCTTACGGCCAGCTACAGCGGTGGGAAAATAAAATCGGGACATTTAATCGGATTGGTGAGTGAAACTGGCGAAATAAACATGAGGTATCACCAGGTAAATGACCAGGGCGAGTTAATGACCGGAATTTGCTCCTCAGTGCCGGAAATATTATCCAATGGAAAGATCAGGCTGCATGAAACCTGGCAATGGACATCCGGGGATCTTTCCTGCGGCAACTCTATAATCGAGGAAATTTAATTTCGGTGCGACACAGTAGAAGTAAAACTTCGGCCTAATAACGTCAAACCGAAGGTTAATATACCACATGCCAACGCCCACAACCCCACAACGCCGGTTGCACATCTTAAGCCCTTATCCCGGATCCAATCCAAAAACAAGCTGGAAGCGTAACCTGCTGCCAGTATTTCTGTCCCAATAAATAATATCATCATTAACAACCGCTGGTATAAGACCAGGTTCCCGCGTTTACGGCAGTAAATAAATAATTGCAAAAGGCCCAGAGGAACATAAAGAATGAATAACCACAGGAGCAAAAACATTAGTAATGATTTAGGTATTAAATATACAATTTGTACATCGGGCAACCATTTAAAATCTTCGGCTGAATACCCTAATCACCAGGTTGTTCAGGACCACCTTGTCTCCCGCAACTATGCAACAGTGAGCGTTTACAGCCGTCAGCCGCGTGAGCGATGGAAGCGGTAGCCCGCAGCGAGGAGGAACGACGGAGCGAGGACTACAAGCGCACAGCGCGACCCGCCGTGGAGCACAGCGCAACAAGGGGCACGCCATAAAACTGAGCATAATCATGAAAATTTGAACCTTTCTACCCCTAAACCGTTTTATCTTTGCACCTCATTTAATTTAGCAGATGATCGCGAATACCCTACCCCATGTTGATAGTGCACTTCAGGAAATTGCCGGCAAAGTATATGACGGACAAAGAATCAGTGATGCAGACGGTTTGTATCTTTTTGAGCATGCCAGCCTGGCATTTGTTGGCGCTTTAGCCAATTATGTACGCGAGCAAAAGCACGGGGATATTACTTATTTCAACAGGAACTTTCATATAGAACCCACCAATGCCTGTATTTACTCCTGTCATTTTTGTAGCTATAGTAAATTGTATGCCCATCGCGATGAAGCATGGGAGCTATCGTTGCAGCAAATGATGGATATTGTAAAAAAATACGATAATGATCCGGTAACTGAAGTACATATTGTAGGAGGCGTTCACCCTAAAATGAACCTGGAGTTTTTCGCTGAATTATTGCGCAGTATCAAAGCACACCGGCCTGAACTGCATATTAAAGGCTTTACCGCGGTGGAGCTGGATTACATGTTCCGCAAAGCCAAAAAAACAGTACTGGAAGGCATGCAATACCTGAAAGACGCCGGTTTAGAGAGCTTACCAGGCGGTGGTGCTGAAATATTTGCGCCCGAAGTAAGGGAACAAATCTGCGCTGATAAAATTGACGGAACCGGCTGGTTGCATATTCACCAGACCGCACATGAGCTGGGCATGCAATCCAATGCCACCATGCTTTTTGGACATATTGAAAAATACGAACACCGTATTGATCACATGAGCCGGCTACGCAATCTGCAGGATCAAACCAATGGCTTCAACACCTTCATTCCGTTGAAGTTCAGAAATGGCGATAATGATATGAGCCATGTAGCAGAATCCTCATTGATTGAGGACATGAAGATGTATGCTATTGCCCGCATCTATCTTGACAATTTTCCGCATATCAAAGCCTATTGGCCGATGCTGGGCCGACAAAATGCGCAACTAGCACTGTCATTTGGCGTAAACGATATTGACGGTACTATTGATGATACCACCAAGATCTACTCTATGGCTGGCTCAGAAGAGCAAACGCCCTCTATGAGTACTGAAGAGTTAGTTGTACTGATCAAACAAGCCAGGAGAAGGCCGGTAGAGAGAGGAACGCTGTATAATGTGATCAAAGATTACGGAACAGTTGAAACGACGGCAACTGCTTAGTTCATCTCTGCCAACTGATTTGCAGCTGTAATTTTTTTTAAGTATATTAGCCATACTTAAATCAATTCTATTATGGGCAAAGTATCCACCATTCTTGCCAGGAAGGGAAACAATGCTGTTTCTGTGCAAAAAGACACCAAAGTTTACGAGGCATTAAAGGTTATGTCTGATAAAAATATCGGTTCGCTGGTTGTATTGGACGATGAGGGGAAATATGCGGGTATATTGACTGAAAGAGATTACTCCAGGAAAGTAATATTGGAAGGCCGTCATTCAGATGAAATAACAGTGGGTGAAATTATGTCCACTGATTTGCCCACAGTAAAACCCGATGACACAGTGGAGATTTGCATGCAATTGATGTCGAATAAAAACATCCGGTACCTGCCCGTTTTTGATGGGGACCAATTGTCAGGCATTATTTCCATAAGCGATGTGGTTACAGAAACCATTCTTCAGCAAAAAGAAACCATCAGCCAGTTACAGAATTATATACAGGGTTAATTTTTGTTAACAATTGCTGTGGAAGGCCGGTAATTAAGAGGTAACAGGTCGCCTACTTTTTCGCCCCAGCCCCAGTACCACTCCGATAGTAGTCCCTGAGCAGGATACCAGTTGCCGTTGGCATCGAGCAGCAGCGCGGGCTCATTTTGCAGCATAATTAATGACCGGGCCGGGTAACGCGACCTGCGTTCCATGTGATGATCGAGATAGCCTTGTTCTTCTATTTTGTGCTTGTTTACTACCTGCAAATAATCAGGCCAGTAAATGAACTTTTGGCCATCCTGTACAATGCGGAAGCTATCTACCGTCAGTGTAGCGCCATATTCATAGCTAAAATCTTTTTGAGATAGTATTTTCTGATAATACTCCGAAGAGTCGCTAAGCCGTTGATCCGGGTTATGACGATACAATGCCCTTACCCTGTCTTTTTCTACATTACGAAGCTTTTTTACCCTCCTGATTTCAAAGCCCTCATCGAGGCTATTGCCTTCATAAACTGACCTAAAAAAGTGCATCATGGACCCGGTATAAGCTTCCCGCCTGCTTTCCTGCCACTTCTTAACCTGCCGGCTATTGCCCTTCATATCGGTAAACAAAATATGGCCTGCAAAAAAATTGGTTCTTTCGCTAAAGTTAATCTCAAAATGCTCCAGCTGGTAGGCCAGTTGGTATCCCAGGCCTTTGTTTTCGATTATGATCGGTTCATCAGCAACCACTTCCAGCTTATTCAATTTCTTATAAAAGCGAAACCGGAGTGTTTTATGGTTTTTAATAACCGTTTTCATGGAGTTATTTGAAAGACCTATAAAATAATCTGTAAAGGTCTTGCCCCATTTCTCCCAGGTTTCTTTCACGTAGCCACCCACCACTACAGCTTCCATAGCTACCACCTTTGGCGTTACCACCACCTTCAGCTTTGGCGGCATTTTTTCTGTAGAAAAATCATAGGTAACGGTTTCAAACCCCACATGTGTAATAATGAGTTTGTATATACCTGCGGGAATGTCGGGTATCTCAAAATATCCTTCCTTGTTAGTGATGCTGGCCAGCGAAGTGTTGGTGATAAATACGGAGCTTCCGGCCACCGGCATATTGGTTTCGCCATCAATTACATGCCCCAAAAGCCGGTTTTGAGCAGAAGCGATCATCGCCAGCAAGATTATGCTAAACGTCAGAAAGTATTTCACCGTATAAATATATACGATTCTTCAGACAATCTACGAATAAATCGTAGATCTTTATTTAACGTCTTTCACTACTTTATTGATAATAGCGCTGATTTCCGCAGCACGGTTCATAATCATCATATGAGTTCCCCCGTGGATGATGTGAGTAGGCTTTAAAGGCTTTATCGGAAAAATGAGATCCGCATCGCCATGAATGTGTACTACATTGGCCGGAACCTCTGCATTACGCCAGTTGAGGATCTGGTTCAATGCCCATATCATATATTCCTTGTCAATAATTCTCCGGTAATGATTGGCAAAGTCCTGTTCTTCCTTAGTAAGAGCTCCCAGGCGCTTATTGGCCATTGCAAA belongs to Niabella yanshanensis and includes:
- a CDS encoding FtsL-like putative cell division protein, with translation MKEGQVKFNWKKWLNYQSIVKQVPFLFFLAFLAVVYIYNGHMADKTVRKINAMAKEVKELQWEYKSLKSEVMFRSKPSQLSKALQPLGLSELNETPYVLKDSLEDYLAGVQE
- the rsmH gene encoding 16S rRNA (cytosine(1402)-N(4))-methyltransferase RsmH gives rise to the protein MNNKKSKEGQQQESLSTSQPINQSTGYHIPVLLHETIEGLAIKPDGVYVDCTFGGGGHSAAILEQLNENGKLYVFDQDGDAAKNVPDDKRVVFIQQNFRHIQRFLRLQEVAKVDGILADLGVSSHQFDEADRGFSIRFNADMDMRMDRRQSVTAFEVVQQYGETQLHKLFEQYGEVTNAKTLAKTIVSVRNVVSLKTIDGFKNAVRDVVKGNPNKYFAQVFQALRMEVNEEIQVLKEMLEQSVSLLNPGGRIAIITFHSIEDRVVKNFFRDGSFEEIEENPFINTRRQEIFTVITRKPVTAGQDELKNNSRSRSAKLRVAERL
- the mraZ gene encoding division/cell wall cluster transcriptional repressor MraZ, giving the protein MTGFLGEFEATVDAKGRFLLPAGFKKQLAEGDGEKFVINRGFEKCLSLYPLSSWKPIAEKVNALNDFDPKVRQFKRYFLNGATMVEPDSAGRLLLPPTLKEYAGLQKDIVLVPAGNKMEIWDSAKYKEFFDSFSPESFSDLASMVMGSVS
- a CDS encoding S-adenosylmethionine:tRNA ribosyltransferase-isomerase, which gives rise to MHPKYLSIKDFTYNLPEEKIAFHPLDNRDDARLLVFKNEKIQANTYRNIAAHIPEETLMIFNNTKVVEARLLFKKDTGSVIEVFCLQPHEIYADITTAMNQTGSVQWLCLVGGASKWKKEQVLQLRFEADATAYTLEGALIEKRSDCFVVELSWNGNFSFAEVLHHAGHVPLPPYIKRQDETADKSRYQTVFARYDGSVAAPTAGLHFTENVLSSLRQKNINTAFVTLHVGAGTFRPVKADTMLEHDMHSEFIEVERALIEQLIEQGNKVLVAVGTTSLRTLESLYWLGARLITNPQAFENELPFLSQWEAYEHTDTPHKTDALKALQVYLSETGSSRLVAKTQIIIAPGYTFKMIDGLVTNFHQPSSTLLLLVAALIGDNWRKVYDYALQNDFRFLSYGDGSLLWK
- the trxA gene encoding thioredoxin codes for the protein MAKEFNDANFQVEVLDSDKLTVVDFWAEWCGPCRAIGPVIEELSKEYDGKVNIGKVNVDVNPQVSMDYGITSIPAILFIKNGQVVDKLVGAQPKGNFVKKIESHLN
- a CDS encoding nucleoside permease, whose protein sequence is MSIKFKLTVLSFFQFFVWGAWLITIANYWFGTRGWEGAKFGAVFSTMGFASIIMPTLTGIIADRWLNAERLYGLLQILYAAVLFYIPQVDNPDTFFWVMLVAMGFYMPTIALANSISYTALKANGGDVIKDFPPIRVWGTIGFIVAMWMTNLSGSKASPNQFYIAGAAAMFIGIFAFTLPKCPPQKKINRGSSIFQILGLDAFKLFANYKIAVFFIFSMFLGGALQLTNAYGDVFLDEFKHYPSYVDSFVVKYSTIIMSISQISETLFILAIPFFLKRYGIKKVMLISMLAWVLRFALFGVGNPTSGLWMILLSCIVYGMAFDFFNISGSLFVETNTDRKIRSSAQGLFMMMTNGFGAVFGSLTSGWLIDRFFTRSFDNAPGLADFLHTTPSDPRFVAILNDQFKVNVGGDGMLSSIIAVRDWPSIWFTFAAYAMVVAVLFAIFFRHQHQPEQIGRVVH
- a CDS encoding n-acetylglutamate synthase, translating into MSSINYNNKTFKPISNTENGETSADTLFHYVQKDNILTASYSGGKIKSGHLIGLVSETGEINMRYHQVNDQGELMTGICSSVPEILSNGKIRLHETWQWTSGDLSCGNSIIEEI
- the mqnE gene encoding aminofutalosine synthase MqnE is translated as MIANTLPHVDSALQEIAGKVYDGQRISDADGLYLFEHASLAFVGALANYVREQKHGDITYFNRNFHIEPTNACIYSCHFCSYSKLYAHRDEAWELSLQQMMDIVKKYDNDPVTEVHIVGGVHPKMNLEFFAELLRSIKAHRPELHIKGFTAVELDYMFRKAKKTVLEGMQYLKDAGLESLPGGGAEIFAPEVREQICADKIDGTGWLHIHQTAHELGMQSNATMLFGHIEKYEHRIDHMSRLRNLQDQTNGFNTFIPLKFRNGDNDMSHVAESSLIEDMKMYAIARIYLDNFPHIKAYWPMLGRQNAQLALSFGVNDIDGTIDDTTKIYSMAGSEEQTPSMSTEELVVLIKQARRRPVERGTLYNVIKDYGTVETTATA
- a CDS encoding CBS domain-containing protein, with the protein product MGKVSTILARKGNNAVSVQKDTKVYEALKVMSDKNIGSLVVLDDEGKYAGILTERDYSRKVILEGRHSDEITVGEIMSTDLPTVKPDDTVEICMQLMSNKNIRYLPVFDGDQLSGIISISDVVTETILQQKETISQLQNYIQG
- a CDS encoding carboxypeptidase-like regulatory domain-containing protein, translating into MIASAQNRLLGHVIDGETNMPVAGSSVFITNTSLASITNKEGYFEIPDIPAGIYKLIITHVGFETVTYDFSTEKMPPKLKVVVTPKVVAMEAVVVGGYVKETWEKWGKTFTDYFIGLSNNSMKTVIKNHKTLRFRFYKKLNKLEVVADEPIIIENKGLGYQLAYQLEHFEINFSERTNFFAGHILFTDMKGNSRQVKKWQESRREAYTGSMMHFFRSVYEGNSLDEGFEIRRVKKLRNVEKDRVRALYRHNPDQRLSDSSEYYQKILSQKDFSYEYGATLTVDSFRIVQDGQKFIYWPDYLQVVNKHKIEEQGYLDHHMERRSRYPARSLIMLQNEPALLLDANGNWYPAQGLLSEWYWGWGEKVGDLLPLNYRPSTAIVNKN